CTGAATTTTAACATATAAGTTTTTCTGTATAATTCGTTTAATCGTTCCCGTCACTACTGTTCTCGTAAGTTTTTTTGCTTCATACAGTATTCTCTGTGCATTTAAGCAGACAAATCTGTATTTAAGAAATTCCTTCGCATACCTTATTACATCTCTAGGAATCTGCTTTGGCTTAATTCTAAAAGCTTTCTGGTTAGAAAAACCTACGATCCTACAGTTCTGTCTTAAGTAAACCTGAATGTCCATCTTGAGTTTTTCGCTTATGGCATGACTTAACGCAAATTCTGCCTGTTCCAGTGCATCTTCAAAGGGAATTTCATACTCTCTGGCAAGTTCTTCAATATAGTCAATAATTTGCCCAAATCCTTCTATTTCTTCGACAGAAATTTCTACTTTCATCTGCATCTCTTGCATCTCTTTTAAAGATAAAAAAAGAGTAACCTTTTGCCAACAAGAAAAAACCCCGAGAGTGTCTCTCGGGGTAAATTTGAGGGGTATAAGAGTTACAGAGAGCGTAACTCTAAAGAAGGGGAAAATCGTAGTAACTTTGTCTGAGGCACCTTTACGAGTTCTCCAGTCCGTGGATTCCTGGCAGTTCTTTCCTTTCTTGTTACCACCTTAAACGTTCCAAAACGAGGAAGTCTGACAGATTCACCTTTCCTTGCGGCATCAAATATGACTTCAATGAAGGTGTTGAGGAACTTCTCTGAATCCTTTTTGGTAAATCCACTCTTTTTAGCAATTACGTCAATCAACTCTGCCTTGTTCATCGCTCTCTATCACCTCCTTTCTTTGGGTGGATAAGTTTTCCTTTTTTTATAAACCTTTGTCTTTGAATATTGTGGTTTAAAACG
This genomic interval from Methanofastidiosum sp. contains the following:
- a CDS encoding HU family DNA-binding protein, whose product is MNKAELIDVIAKKSGFTKKDSEKFLNTFIEVIFDAARKGESVRLPRFGTFKVVTRKERTARNPRTGELVKVPQTKLLRFSPSLELRSL